A window of the Phoenix dactylifera cultivar Barhee BC4 unplaced genomic scaffold, palm_55x_up_171113_PBpolish2nd_filt_p 000076F, whole genome shotgun sequence genome harbors these coding sequences:
- the LOC103723764 gene encoding uncharacterized protein LOC103723764, producing MAAHVSVNHGLLALLLVLICLSCAEGGEQATRQWLEVRRHLKRFNKPAIKSIKSPDGDIIDCVHVSHQPAFDHPFLKNHTIQVRPAFHPFDLYDENKVASKKKSSSIAQLWHQNGRCPEDTIPIRRTKRDDVLRASSVRRYGKKSHRTVPNPTSVDPDLLNESGHQHAIAYVEGDKYYGAKATINVWEPKIQQPNEFSLSQLWILGGSFGEDLNSIEAGWQVSPDLYGDNNTRLFTYWTSDAYQATGCYNLLCSGFIQINREIAMGASISPISGFGGSQYDISILVWKDPKEGNWWMQFGNDYVLGYWPSFLFSYLADSASMIEWGGEVVNSQPDGEHTSTEMGSGRFPEEGFGKASYFRNIQIVDQSNNLKAPKGVGTFTEQSNCYDVQNGNNGDWGNYFYYGGPGKNPNCP from the exons ATGGCGGCGCATGTTAGCGTGAACCATGGCTTGCTGGCGCTGTTACTGGTGCTGATCTGCTTATCGTGCGCCGAGGGTGGGGAGCAGGCCACGAGGCAGTGGCTGGAGGTGCGGCGGCACCTGAAACGATTCAACAAGCCCGCCATCAAGAGCATTAAG agcccGGATGGAGATATCATAGACTGTGTCCATGTCTCTCATCAGCCAGCCTTTGATCATCCTTTTCTCAAAAACCACACTATCCAG GTGAGGCCAGCTTTCCACCCATTTGACCTATATGATGAGAACAAGGTGGCATCAAAGAAGAAATCTAGCTCCATAGCTCAGCTTTGGCATCAAAATGGGAGGTGCCCTGAGGACACCATCCCCATTAGAAGGACCAAGAGGGATGATGTGCTGAGGGCCAGCTCTGTCAGAAGGTATGGGAAGAAGAGTCACAGGACTGTACCAAATCCCACTTCTGTAGACCCTGACCTTCTCAATGAGAGTGGCCATCAG CATGCAATTGCTTATGTAGAGGGAGATAAGTACTACGGAGCGAAGGCAACCATAAATGTATGGGAGCCAAAGATCCAACAGCCCAATGAGTTCAGCTTGTCTCAGCTCTGGATTCTTGGGGGTTCTTTTGGAGAGGATCTCAATAGCATTGAAGCTGGTTGGCAG GTCAGTCCAGATCTATATGGAGATAATAACACAAGGCTATTTACTTATTGGACT aGTGATGCTTATCAAGCAACAGGCTGCTACAACCTACTCTGCTCTGGGTTCATTCAAATCAACAGGGAGATAGCAATGGGTGCCAGTATCTCTCCAATTTCTGGCTTTGGTGGTTCCCAATATGATATCAGCATACTTGTCTGGAAG GATCCGAAAGAGGGGAATTGGTGGATGCAATTTGGGAATGACTATGTGTTGGGCTACTGGCCTTCTTTCCTGTTCTCCTACTTGGCTGACAGTGCCTCCATGATCGAATGGGGAGGCGAGGTGGTGAACTCGCAACCGGACGGCGAGCACACGTCCACGGAGATGGGAAGCGGCCGTTTCCCGGAGGAAGGTTTCGGCAAGGCGAGCTACTTCAGAAACATTCAGATAGTTGATCAGTCCAACAATCTGAAAGCTCCCAAAGGGGTCGGCACCTTCACCGAGCAATCCAACTGCTACGACGTGCAGAATGGCAACAATGGTGACTGGGGAAATTACTTCTACTATGGGGGTCCTGGTAAAAATCCCAACTGTCCATAG